In a single window of the Vitis vinifera cultivar Pinot Noir 40024 chromosome 6, ASM3070453v1 genome:
- the LOC100260415 gene encoding pentatricopeptide repeat-containing protein At5g66520 isoform X2 — MDYYNCRLCSGCFKEALDLFHEMLQTGPPPNEFTLASALAACANLVALDQGRWIHVYIDKSEIKMNERLLASLLDMYAKCGEIDFAAKVFHDEYGLKLKVWPWNAMIGGYAMHGKSKEAIDLFEQMKVEKVSPNKVTFVALLNACSHGKLVEEGRGYFKSMASSYGIEPEIEHYGCMVDLLGRSGLLKEAEETVFNMPMAPDATIWGALLGACRIHKDIERGQRIGKIIKELDSDHIGCHVLLANLYSASGQWDEAKAVRQKIEVSGRKKTPGCSSIELNGVFHQFLVGDRSHPQTKQLYLFLDEMTTKLKNAGYVPEFGEVLLDIDDEEDKETALSKHSEKLAIAFGLINTPPGTAIRIVKNLRVCADCHEATKFISKVYKREIIVRDRIRYHHFKDGFCSCKDYW; from the coding sequence GTTGTTTTAAGGAGGCTCTGGATCTCTTCCATGAGATGCTGCAAACAGGTCCCCCACCAAATGAATTTACCTTGGCAAGTGCCCTTGCGGCCTGTGCTAATTTAGTGGCATTGGATCAAGGAAGGTGGATACATGTTTACATTGACAAGAGTGAGATCAAGATGAATGAGCGATTGCTTGCTAGTCTCCTAGACATGTATGCAAAGTGTGGAGAGATTGACTTTGCTGCAAAAGTTTTCCATGATGAATATGGTCTGAAACTCAAGGTTTGGCCTTGGAATGCCATGATTGGTGGATATGCTATGCATGGGAAATCCAAAGAAGCAATTGATCTTTTTGAACAAATGAAGGTTGAGAAGGTTTCTCCTAACAAAGTCACATTTGTTGCATTATTGAATGCTTGCAGCCATGGAAAATTGGTTGAGGAGGGAAGAGGTTACTTTAAATCGATGGCAAGTTCTTATGGGATTGAGCCAGAAATAGAGCATTACGGGTGTATGGTGGATCTACTTGGGCGTTCTGGGCTCTTGAAAGAGGCAGAGGAGACTGTATTCAATATGCCAATGGCTCCTGATGCTACTATATGGGGGGCACTACTCGGTGCTTGTAGGATTCACAAAGATATCGAGAGGGGACAAAGAATAGGAAAAATCAttaaagaattggattctgACCATATTGGTTGTCATGTTCTACTGGCTAATTTGTATTCTGCATCTGGGCAATGGGATGAAGCAAAGGCTGTGAGACAGAAAATTGAAGTTAGTGGTAGAAAGAAAACCCCAGGTTGTAGCTCCATTGAGTTGAATGGAGTGTTCCATCAGTTCCTCGTTGGAGATCGGTCTCACCCCCAAACTAAGCAGCTCTATTTGTTCTTGGATGAGATGACTACTAAGTTAAAGAATGCTGGTTATGTTCCTGAATTTGGAGAGGTGTTGCTTGACATTGATGATGAGGAAGATAAGGAGACGGCACTATCAAAGCACAGTGAGAAGTTAGCTATTGCTTTTGGGTTGATCAATACACCACCTGGAACCGCAATACGCATAGTGAAGAACTTGAGAGTCTGTGCAGACTGCCATGAAGCAACAAAGTTCATCTCCAAGGTCTATAAACGGGAAATAATTGTCAGAGACAGGATTAGGTATCACCACTTCAAAGATGGATTCTGTTCTTGTAAAGATTACTGGTGA